A stretch of Palaemon carinicauda isolate YSFRI2023 chromosome 34, ASM3689809v2, whole genome shotgun sequence DNA encodes these proteins:
- the LOC137626695 gene encoding uncharacterized protein — MFIREKQEKDGKRAALLADDYHLIHKLKLHSSSPSSSPQVCTFCKKEGHHIKDCPSPKCKASHGKASPNAFSQGPKSGNTANKTTLHCAQPLSDFTAFTYPGKVNDIPVQILRDTGSSQTIISSKLKDLAKPTDQYVTVLDLTCQKVLPIVQISLDCPYFKGSNNVALLDSDLLCKNIDMILGNDLAQTNGTPSLIITQPEVVIEKACKEFSPVIELPCQVVTRSTTSTSSDTEHTAYHPQTNGALERVHQTIKNLLRKYICETGRDWDEDLDLLMYVLRSTPNESTGISPFEMMFGRRPRTNLSMVKENILRGTYKDQQVDACNTGFGGVLLQEINGTSTFPPLLEHLLPVSYYSGAFKGAQLGWPTIEKELYSLVATVLHFRPYLEGAARVFIYTDHKPLTFLERAKLNNKKLLRWSYILSSYNIEIHSIRGSNNTIADALSRLGQKTTIH, encoded by the exons atgtttattagagaaaaacaagaaaaagatggcaaaagggctgccctattagctgatgattaccatctcataCATAAACTTAAACtacattcgtcctcaccttcatcttccccccaggtttgtactttttgtaagaaagaaggtcatcatattaaagactgtcctagtcccaaatgcaaagcatctcatggtaaggcttctcctaatgctttttcacaaggacccaaatcagggaatactgcaaataaaacgactcttcactgtgctcaacctctatcagactttacagcatttacatatcctggtaaagtaaatgatattcccgtgcaaattttgagagatacagggtcctctcaaactatcattagctcaaagttaaaagatttagctaaaccaacagatcagtatgtaactgtgttagatttgacttgtcaaaaggttttacctattgtacagatttctcttgattgtccttattttaaaggttcaaataatgtcgccttgttggattctgacctgctttgcaagaacatagacatgatacttggtaatgacttggctcaaactaacggtactcctagtcttatcattacgcagcctgaagtagtgatcgaaaaagcttgcaaagagttttctccggtgatagagcttccctgccaagtagtcactaggtctacaacctcaacttctagcgacactgaacacacag cttatcaccctcagactaatggagccctcgaacgagtacaccagaccattaaaaacctcctgcgcaagtacatttgtgaaactggacgagactgggatgaagacctggatctgcttatgtatgtacttaggagtacgcctaatgaatcgactggaatttctcccttcgagatgatgttcggccgcagacctaggacaaaccttagtatggtaaaagaaaacatcctaagaggtacttacaaagaccagcaa gtcgatgcttgcaatactggatttggtggtgtcctactgcaagaaatcaatgggaccagtacttttcctcctttgttggaacacctgctgccagtatcttattactcgggagcgttcaaaggcgctcaactaggatggcctaccatcgagaaagaattatatagtcttgttgcaactgtccttcattttcgtccatatctggaaggtgctgcacgtgtcttcatttacaccgaccacaaaccccttaccttcctcgaaagggcaaagcttaacaacaagaaacttcttcgatggtcatacatcttgtcgtcttacaacattgagatccacagcattcgaggatcaaacaacaccatcgccgacgcattatcacgtcttggacagaaaaccacaattcactaa